A genomic region of Chelonia mydas isolate rCheMyd1 chromosome 9, rCheMyd1.pri.v2, whole genome shotgun sequence contains the following coding sequences:
- the APLN gene encoding apelin, whose translation MTGRAGSQAHGSATNAAPGASGCIRRRRHRQAEPGPSPPSNAPGCSPGPTMSVRRWLLALLLLWLALSAGSGAPLAEAPDGRDLEKGNIRNLVHPKGVRNGAGHRQNGWRKSRRPRPRLSHKGPMPF comes from the exons ATGACCGGGCGGGCCGGGAGCCAGGCGCACGGCTCGGCTACAAATGCAGCCCCCGGCGCGAGCGGGTGCATTCGCCGTCGCCGCCACCGCCAGGCAgagcccggcccctccccgccgAGCAACGCGCCCGGCTGCAGCCCCGGCCCCACCATGAGCGTGCGGCGCTGGCTgctggcgctgctgctgctctggctcgCCCTGAGCGCGGGCTCCGGAG CACCATTGGCTGAGGCGCCGGATGGCAGAGACCTGGAGAAAGGGAACATCCGGAACCTGGTGCACCCCAAGGGGGTGCGGAATGGAGCAGGACACCGGCAGAATGGCTGGCGAAAGTCCCGACGTCCAAGACCCCGTCTCTCCCACAAGGGCCCCATGCCTTTCTAG